In one Nostoc sp. KVJ3 genomic region, the following are encoded:
- a CDS encoding DNA polymerase III subunit delta' yields MNPFAPLVGQQQAIELLTQAVRQNRVAPAYLFVGPDGVGRSLAARYFVELLFSSEMGVTAALQNRLRQGNHPALLWVQPTYQYQGQRLTPVEAAEKGLKRKAPPVIRLEQIREITEFLSRPPLEAPRNVVVLEEAQTMAEAAANALLKTLEEPGQATLILIALTPESVLPTLVSRCQRIPFYRLDAESLAVVLTQTGHQEILQNQAVLSIAAGSAGSAIASYEQLQTIPSDLLEDLKKAPASYRKALELAKKIDKDLDTEAQLWLVDYLQQFYWQRWHQPTIINQLEQSRKYLLTYAQPRLVWECLLLSISR; encoded by the coding sequence ATTAATCCATTTGCACCACTTGTAGGACAACAGCAAGCCATAGAATTACTCACTCAGGCTGTTAGACAAAATCGGGTTGCTCCAGCGTATCTATTTGTGGGGCCTGATGGTGTAGGAAGAAGTTTAGCAGCTAGGTATTTTGTGGAATTGCTATTTTCTAGTGAGATGGGAGTCACTGCGGCTTTACAAAACCGTTTGCGTCAGGGGAACCATCCGGCTTTGTTATGGGTGCAACCAACGTACCAATACCAGGGACAACGATTAACACCAGTAGAAGCAGCGGAGAAAGGACTTAAGCGTAAAGCACCACCTGTAATTCGGCTAGAGCAAATTCGGGAAATTACCGAGTTTCTGAGTCGCCCGCCGTTGGAAGCGCCGAGAAATGTGGTAGTGCTGGAAGAAGCGCAAACAATGGCAGAAGCCGCAGCCAATGCCTTACTTAAAACTTTAGAAGAACCGGGACAGGCGACGTTAATTTTAATTGCACTTACACCTGAGTCTGTTTTGCCAACCTTGGTGTCACGCTGTCAACGCATTCCTTTTTATCGCTTAGATGCAGAGTCTTTGGCTGTTGTCCTCACACAAACAGGTCATCAGGAAATTTTACAAAATCAGGCAGTGTTGAGTATAGCAGCTGGCAGTGCGGGAAGTGCGATCGCATCTTACGAGCAATTACAAACTATTCCCTCTGATTTACTCGAAGACTTGAAAAAAGCCCCTGCTTCCTACCGCAAAGCCTTGGAGTTAGCCAAAAAAATTGATAAAGATTTAGATACAGAAGCCCAACTGTGGTTAGTGGATTATCTTCAGCAATTCTACTGGCAGCGCTGGCATCAACCTACTATTATTAACCAGCTAGAACAATCTCGCAAATACTTACTTACTTACGCTCAACCCAGGCTAGTCTGGGAATGTTTGCTTTTATCTATAAGTAGGTAG
- a CDS encoding DUF411 domain-containing protein, whose product MLDKQFIYCWQKWLLPIFIRAVLTICLTTGVLGILGSTASMSNAQLISTTRHTQDQLNATVYHSPDCNCCGGWIDHLKTQGFQITDFITPEIETVKQKYNVPDNLSSCHTAIVNGYVIEGHVPANDIKRLLQENPNVVGLSVPQMPVGTPGMEIGNQKDPFTVFAFARNNSVTVFNKYPSS is encoded by the coding sequence ATGTTGGACAAACAGTTTATTTATTGTTGGCAAAAATGGTTACTCCCCATCTTTATCCGTGCAGTGCTAACGATTTGTCTTACAACAGGGGTGTTGGGCATCTTGGGAAGCACTGCTTCTATGAGTAATGCTCAACTGATAAGTACTACTAGGCATACGCAGGATCAACTAAATGCTACTGTATATCATAGTCCCGATTGTAACTGTTGTGGCGGGTGGATTGACCACTTAAAAACACAAGGTTTCCAAATTACAGACTTTATCACGCCTGAAATCGAAACAGTTAAACAAAAGTATAACGTGCCGGATAATTTGTCATCTTGCCATACAGCAATTGTTAATGGATATGTCATCGAAGGACACGTCCCAGCAAACGATATTAAACGTCTGCTTCAAGAAAATCCAAATGTTGTTGGTTTATCTGTTCCTCAAATGCCTGTAGGTACTCCTGGGATGGAAATAGGAAATCAAAAAGACCCATTTACCGTGTTTGCCTTCGCTCGCAATAACTCAGTTACGGTATTTAACAAGTATCCGTCATCTTGA
- a CDS encoding tetratricopeptide repeat protein has protein sequence MTEVIRTGSLNNIESIEFEKRCLHKAREIGDRNREVICLASLGNAYQSIGEYHLAIEFYQQWLDIAREIGDRAGVAKSLSGLGNAYQSLGKYQRAIELYQQWLSITRKIGDRTGEGICLGSLGNTYEYLGKYKQAIEFYQQWLSITKKIGDWTEECICLGSLGNTYESLGQYQLAIEFYQQWLELARFISDRNGEGMALSGLGNAYKALGKYQRAVEFHQYSLEIRRNLDDQNAEANAWFNLGLVLEKINRESEAMDAFCNAREIYHTMGIDASLQDCNHAIELLSQNVSTLASRFWFRRWFSHLSQFIKAGSKQ, from the coding sequence ATGACAGAAGTAATTAGAACAGGGAGCCTAAATAACATCGAGTCCATTGAGTTTGAAAAGCGGTGCTTGCATAAAGCCAGAGAAATAGGCGATCGCAACCGGGAAGTTATTTGTTTAGCAAGTTTGGGTAATGCTTATCAGTCAATTGGGGAATACCATTTGGCAATTGAGTTTTATCAGCAATGGTTGGACATAGCGAGAGAAATAGGCGATCGCGCAGGCGTTGCCAAATCTTTATCTGGGTTGGGCAATGCTTACCAATCACTGGGAAAATACCAGCGGGCGATCGAACTTTATCAGCAGTGGTTGAGCATTACCAGGAAAATAGGCGATCGCACCGGGGAAGGCATTTGCTTGGGGAGTTTGGGCAATACTTATGAATACTTGGGCAAATACAAGCAAGCCATTGAGTTTTATCAGCAGTGGTTGAGTATAACGAAAAAAATAGGTGATTGGACTGAGGAATGTATTTGTCTGGGAAGTTTGGGCAATACTTATGAATCGTTGGGGCAGTACCAACTGGCAATTGAGTTTTACCAACAATGGTTAGAACTAGCAAGATTTATTAGCGATCGCAACGGCGAAGGCATGGCCTTAAGTGGGTTGGGTAATGCTTATAAGGCTCTGGGAAAGTACCAAAGGGCGGTTGAGTTTCATCAGTATTCATTAGAAATCAGAAGGAATCTTGATGACCAAAATGCAGAAGCAAACGCCTGGTTTAATTTGGGTTTGGTATTAGAAAAAATCAATCGAGAATCAGAAGCAATGGATGCCTTTTGCAATGCCCGCGAAATTTATCACACAATGGGAATCGATGCAAGCCTACAAGATTGTAACCACGCAATTGAGCTTCTTTCTCAAAATGTTTCAACTCTAGCATCTCGCTTCTGGTTTAGGAGATGGTTTAGTCATTTGTCGCAGTTTATAAAAGCTGGTTCTAAGCAGTAA
- a CDS encoding O-acetylhomoserine aminocarboxypropyltransferase/cysteine synthase produces MSEQYRFETLQVHAGQEPAPGTNARAVPIYQTTSYVFDDTEHGARLFALQEFGNIYTRIMNPTTDVFEKRIAALEGGVAALATSSGQAAQFLAISTIAQAGDNIVSTSFLYGGTYNQFKVSLPRLGINVKFVEGDDLESFRQAIDDRTKALYVETIGNPQFNIPDFAALAEIAHENGIPLIVDNTFGAGGYLARPIEYGADIVVESATKWIGGHGTSIGGVIVDSGKFDWGNGKFPLFTEPAPGYHGLNFQEVFGPGGTFGNIAFIIRARVEGLRDFGPSLSPFNAFLLLQGLETLSLRVDRHVSNALELARWLEQQEQVSWVNYPGLPNHPYHERAKKYLRHGFGGVLNFGIKGGLEAGKAFINHVKLASHLANVGDAKTLVIHPASTTHQQLSDNEQLSAGVTPDLVRVSVGIEHIDDIKEDFKQAFYL; encoded by the coding sequence ATGTCTGAACAATATCGTTTTGAAACCCTGCAAGTTCATGCTGGACAAGAACCTGCTCCCGGAACTAATGCTCGTGCTGTACCAATTTACCAAACGACTTCCTACGTTTTTGACGATACCGAACACGGAGCTAGGTTATTTGCTCTCCAAGAATTTGGCAATATTTACACCCGCATCATGAATCCGACGACGGATGTATTTGAAAAGCGGATTGCGGCATTAGAAGGAGGTGTAGCAGCCTTAGCAACCTCTAGTGGTCAGGCGGCGCAATTCTTGGCAATTAGTACGATCGCTCAGGCTGGAGATAACATTGTTTCCACCAGTTTCTTATATGGAGGAACATATAACCAGTTTAAAGTATCGCTACCACGTTTAGGTATTAACGTCAAATTTGTTGAGGGAGACGATCTAGAAAGTTTCCGTCAAGCGATCGACGATCGCACCAAAGCATTATATGTTGAAACCATTGGCAATCCCCAATTCAACATTCCCGACTTTGCCGCTTTAGCTGAAATTGCCCACGAAAACGGCATACCTTTAATAGTGGATAATACCTTTGGTGCTGGTGGGTATCTAGCTCGACCAATTGAATATGGTGCAGACATTGTAGTAGAATCTGCAACAAAATGGATTGGTGGACATGGTACTTCCATCGGTGGCGTAATAGTCGATTCGGGTAAATTTGACTGGGGTAACGGCAAATTTCCCCTATTTACTGAGCCAGCACCTGGTTATCATGGGCTGAATTTTCAAGAAGTGTTTGGCCCTGGTGGAACATTTGGCAACATTGCCTTTATTATCCGCGCCAGAGTTGAAGGGTTACGGGATTTTGGCCCGTCGTTGAGTCCATTTAACGCCTTTCTTTTACTGCAAGGATTAGAGACTCTTTCTTTGCGAGTAGATCGTCATGTGAGCAATGCCCTAGAATTAGCTCGGTGGTTAGAGCAGCAAGAACAAGTATCATGGGTTAACTATCCAGGACTTCCCAATCACCCCTATCATGAACGAGCGAAAAAGTATCTGCGGCATGGCTTTGGGGGAGTTTTAAACTTTGGTATCAAAGGTGGATTGGAGGCGGGTAAAGCCTTTATTAATCATGTGAAATTGGCGAGTCATTTAGCAAACGTTGGTGATGCTAAAACCCTCGTGATTCATCCTGCTTCTACAACCCATCAGCAACTAAGTGATAATGAACAGCTTTCAGCAGGTGTGACACCCGATTTAGTGCGGGTATCAGTGGGAATTGAACATATCGACGATATCAAAGAGGATTTTAAGCAAGCATTTTATTTATAA
- the metX gene encoding homoserine O-acetyltransferase MetX: protein MIYSNFISPQTQFYQLTTSFQLENGEVLIGVQVAYRTWGQLNAQGDNGVLICHALTGSADADDWWEPLFGSGKAFNPDRNFIVCSNILGSCYGTTGPTTINPITGNPYGISFPKITIRDIVRLQAALLEYLGVQSLRFVIGGSLGGMQALEWALLYPEKVKAIAPIAVSGRHSAWCIGLSEAQRQAIYADLNWRGGNYTLDAPPNQGLAVARMMAMSTYRSWDSFTTRFGRQYDPSEQFAIASYLQHQGQKLTERFDANTYITLTQIMDRHDVGRDRTVPNLSDYESVLRSIQQPTLVVAIDSDILYPPVEQQELANLIPNAQLAWLESTHGHDAFLIDMAALNEILISFRQGLDLSAS, encoded by the coding sequence ATGATCTACTCAAACTTCATCTCACCACAAACCCAGTTTTACCAGCTTACAACGTCATTTCAACTTGAAAACGGCGAAGTATTAATTGGGGTTCAGGTTGCTTATCGCACTTGGGGACAGTTAAATGCTCAAGGCGATAATGGGGTACTAATTTGTCATGCTTTAACTGGTTCGGCTGACGCTGATGATTGGTGGGAACCTTTGTTTGGTTCAGGGAAAGCCTTTAATCCCGATCGCAATTTTATCGTGTGCAGCAATATCTTGGGAAGTTGTTACGGTACAACTGGGCCAACTACTATCAACCCAATAACGGGAAACCCTTATGGCATATCCTTCCCTAAGATTACAATCCGAGATATTGTTCGCTTGCAAGCTGCACTACTAGAATACCTGGGTGTTCAATCTCTGCGGTTCGTAATTGGCGGTTCACTAGGTGGAATGCAAGCACTGGAGTGGGCATTATTATATCCAGAAAAAGTCAAAGCGATCGCACCCATTGCTGTTTCTGGTAGACATTCTGCTTGGTGTATTGGATTAAGTGAAGCCCAAAGACAGGCAATTTATGCCGATCTAAATTGGCGAGGAGGGAACTACACTCTAGATGCTCCCCCAAACCAAGGATTAGCAGTAGCGCGAATGATGGCGATGTCTACTTACCGTTCTTGGGATAGTTTTACAACTCGTTTTGGACGGCAGTATGATCCATCTGAGCAATTTGCTATAGCCAGTTATTTACAGCATCAGGGTCAAAAGCTGACAGAAAGATTTGATGCTAACACTTATATTACTCTCACCCAGATAATGGATCGCCACGATGTTGGACGCGATCGCACAGTTCCTAATTTATCAGATTATGAATCTGTTCTGCGAAGCATCCAGCAACCGACTTTAGTTGTCGCCATTGATTCTGATATCCTCTATCCGCCTGTAGAACAACAAGAATTAGCAAATTTAATCCCTAATGCTCAACTGGCGTGGTTGGAGTCAACCCACGGACATGATGCATTTTTAATTGATATGGCTGCATTGAATGAAATACTAATCTCTTTTCGGCAAGGTTTAGATTTATCAGCTTCTTGA
- a CDS encoding aldo/keto reductase yields MQTLAKLSLPSMGCGTWAWGNQLLWGYNESMDNQLQEVFNLCVNNGVTLFDTGDSYGTGRLNGRSELLLGRFNREYIGLDKDNICIATKLAAYPWRWTRQSMVKACKSSAQRLGKNVDLVQMHWSTANYAPWQEGGLLDGLADLYEQGLVKGVGLSNYGPKRLKQVQKKFAERGVPIITLQVQYSLLSTYPVTQLGLKDLCDELGIKLIAYSPLALGLLTGKYSEQGTLPKGIRGLLFRQILAGMGRNKETSAGKSLLSCLQEVAQFRNKTMSQVAINWCISKGTIPIPGAKSVEQVRENIGALGWQLQHSEIAELDSAAANADKKMVQNIFQTK; encoded by the coding sequence ATGCAGACTCTCGCAAAACTCTCCCTTCCAAGTATGGGCTGCGGGACTTGGGCCTGGGGCAACCAACTGCTTTGGGGATATAACGAAAGTATGGATAACCAGTTGCAAGAGGTGTTTAACCTTTGTGTAAACAATGGTGTAACTTTATTTGATACAGGTGATTCTTACGGAACTGGGAGATTGAATGGTCGAAGTGAGTTATTGCTGGGACGATTCAACCGAGAATATATAGGTTTAGACAAAGACAATATTTGTATTGCTACTAAACTTGCTGCTTACCCGTGGAGATGGACACGTCAATCAATGGTAAAGGCTTGCAAATCATCTGCCCAACGCCTGGGAAAAAATGTTGATTTGGTACAAATGCACTGGTCTACAGCAAATTATGCTCCTTGGCAAGAGGGAGGGCTGTTAGATGGTCTTGCCGACTTGTATGAGCAAGGACTGGTCAAGGGTGTGGGACTATCTAATTATGGGCCGAAACGGCTTAAGCAAGTGCAGAAAAAGTTTGCTGAACGAGGCGTTCCTATTATTACTCTGCAAGTTCAATATTCTCTGTTGTCTACGTATCCTGTCACCCAACTAGGACTTAAAGACCTTTGTGATGAGTTAGGAATTAAATTGATTGCCTACAGCCCTCTAGCTTTGGGACTACTGACAGGAAAATACTCTGAGCAAGGTACTCTGCCCAAGGGCATCCGAGGTCTGCTATTTAGGCAGATATTAGCAGGAATGGGTAGAAATAAAGAAACTTCTGCTGGTAAATCGCTTCTGTCATGTTTGCAAGAAGTGGCACAGTTCAGAAACAAAACTATGTCACAGGTAGCGATTAATTGGTGCATTTCCAAAGGAACCATCCCCATCCCTGGAGCAAAGAGTGTCGAACAGGTGAGGGAGAATATTGGTGCATTGGGTTGGCAATTACAGCATAGTGAGATTGCAGAGTTGGATAGTGCGGCAGCGAATGCTGACAAAAAAATGGTGCAAAATATCTTTCAAACTAAGTAG
- a CDS encoding RNA recognition motif domain-containing protein, with the protein MSIYVGNLSYEVREEDLKAVFAEYGTVKKVQLPMDRETGRMRGFGFVEMESDAQETAAIEGLDNAEWMGRSLKVNKAKPKTDGGSSRRY; encoded by the coding sequence ATGTCAATTTACGTCGGCAATCTATCTTATGAGGTTAGAGAAGAAGACCTCAAAGCAGTCTTTGCAGAATACGGAACGGTAAAAAAAGTCCAATTGCCTATGGATAGAGAAACAGGTCGAATGAGAGGTTTCGGCTTTGTAGAAATGGAATCAGACGCGCAAGAAACAGCAGCAATTGAAGGCCTTGATAATGCTGAGTGGATGGGTCGGAGTTTAAAAGTTAATAAAGCCAAGCCCAAGACAGATGGAGGTTCCTCTCGCCGCTATTAA
- the ilvA gene encoding threonine ammonia-lyase, biosynthetic, translating to MYCDYLIQILTARVYDVAQETPLEYAPNLSARLNNQLLLKREDMQSVFSFKLRGAYNKMVQLPPDILAQGVIAASAGNHAQGVALAANRLGTKAIIVMPVTTPQVKVDAVRMRGGAVVLHGNTYDDAYSYARELEVEKGLTFIHPFDDPHVIAGQGTIGMEILRQYQQPIHAIFVAIGGGGLISGIGAYVKRLRPEIKIIGVEPVDADAMSQSLKAGHRVRLSQVGLFADGVAVREVGEETFRLCQQYVDEIILVDTDDTCAAIKDVFEDTRSILEPAGALAIAAAKAYVEREQIEGQTLIAVACGANMNFDRLRFVAERAQLGERREAIFAVTIPEERGSIRQFCECIGNRNLTEFNYRIADEKTAHIFVGVQIQNRADAAKMVETFEAQGFETLDLTDDELTKLHLRHMVGGHSPLADNELLYRFEFPERPGALMKFVTSMSPDWNISLFHYRNNGADYGRIVVGIQVPPYEMEDWQAFLDNLGYRYWDENKNPAYKLFLG from the coding sequence ATGTATTGCGACTACCTCATCCAAATCCTGACTGCCCGTGTGTATGATGTTGCCCAGGAAACACCACTAGAGTATGCACCAAATTTGTCGGCGCGGCTAAATAATCAACTCCTGCTGAAACGTGAAGATATGCAGTCAGTATTTTCCTTTAAACTGCGGGGTGCTTATAATAAGATGGTGCAACTGCCACCAGATATATTAGCGCAAGGTGTAATTGCAGCATCGGCGGGAAACCATGCTCAGGGAGTCGCCCTTGCAGCTAATCGCTTGGGAACCAAAGCGATTATCGTCATGCCAGTAACCACACCTCAAGTCAAGGTGGACGCGGTGAGAATGAGAGGCGGAGCAGTCGTGTTACATGGTAATACCTACGACGATGCTTATAGTTATGCCCGTGAATTAGAAGTGGAAAAAGGTTTGACCTTTATTCATCCTTTCGACGATCCTCATGTAATTGCCGGACAGGGAACCATCGGGATGGAAATTTTACGACAATATCAGCAACCCATTCATGCAATTTTTGTTGCAATTGGAGGGGGTGGATTAATTTCTGGGATTGGGGCTTATGTGAAACGATTGCGTCCCGAAATCAAGATCATTGGTGTTGAACCAGTAGATGCTGATGCCATGTCTCAATCGCTCAAAGCCGGACATCGGGTGCGCTTATCTCAAGTGGGTTTATTTGCTGATGGCGTAGCGGTGCGAGAAGTTGGTGAAGAAACCTTCCGTTTGTGTCAGCAGTATGTAGATGAAATCATTTTGGTGGATACAGATGATACTTGTGCTGCGATTAAAGACGTATTTGAGGATACGCGATCCATTTTAGAGCCAGCCGGTGCATTAGCGATCGCAGCTGCCAAAGCCTACGTAGAGCGAGAACAAATCGAGGGACAAACCTTAATTGCTGTAGCTTGCGGTGCAAACATGAATTTCGATCGTCTCCGCTTCGTGGCAGAACGGGCACAATTAGGAGAACGCCGGGAAGCAATCTTTGCAGTCACAATTCCTGAAGAACGGGGAAGTATTCGCCAGTTTTGTGAATGTATTGGCAACCGTAATCTTACTGAGTTTAACTATCGCATTGCTGATGAAAAAACAGCCCATATTTTTGTCGGTGTGCAAATTCAAAACCGTGCTGATGCTGCAAAGATGGTAGAAACCTTTGAAGCTCAAGGATTTGAAACCCTTGATTTAACAGACGACGAACTAACTAAATTACATCTGCGGCACATGGTGGGTGGGCACTCTCCTTTGGCTGACAATGAATTACTCTACCGTTTTGAGTTTCCCGAACGTCCCGGTGCATTGATGAAGTTTGTTACTTCCATGAGTCCCGACTGGAATATTAGTCTTTTCCACTACCGCAACAATGGCGCAGACTACGGACGAATTGTTGTCGGTATCCAGGTTCCTCCCTATGAGATGGAAGATTGGCAAGCTTTTCTCGATAATCTGGGCTATCGCTATTGGGATGAGAATAAGAATCCGGCATACAAGCTGTTTTTGGGATAG
- a CDS encoding Hsp20/alpha crystallin family protein, with protein sequence MALIRWNPFLDVERLEPLREIDTLQRQMNRLFDTLIPTTNSSDTPGLTLSPPAELEEIDDALHLRLEVPGLEPKDINIEATRESVLISGERKVETRTQKNGVTRSEFRYGKFQRVIPLPSQIQNDKVQAEYKNGILHLILPKAESEKHKAVKVNLG encoded by the coding sequence ATGGCACTGATTCGTTGGAATCCATTTCTGGATGTGGAACGCTTAGAACCATTGCGAGAAATCGACACATTACAACGGCAAATGAATCGACTGTTTGACACATTGATACCAACTACTAATAGTAGTGATACCCCTGGATTGACCTTGAGTCCTCCTGCTGAACTAGAAGAAATTGATGATGCGCTTCACTTGAGACTAGAAGTACCTGGTTTAGAACCAAAAGATATAAATATAGAAGCAACACGCGAATCAGTTTTGATTAGCGGTGAGCGTAAAGTTGAAACCAGGACTCAAAAAAACGGTGTAACTCGGTCTGAGTTCCGTTATGGTAAGTTTCAGCGAGTAATCCCGTTACCTTCCCAAATTCAAAATGACAAAGTGCAAGCTGAATACAAAAATGGTATTCTCCACTTGATCTTGCCGAAAGCTGAATCAGAAAAACACAAAGCCGTCAAAGTTAATCTTGGTTAA
- a CDS encoding energy transducer TonB, whose translation MSFSGITVEQRSKEVEALKSFLTYSLIGSLALHIGVLSSGIGNYLTRVPTGEDEPIEVAIVDSPTTEPEKPLEKIPEEPKKEPEVVQKQSIETQSVQKPVQELIEKPKIQPVQEQPKQTTQIQPVPQQPRQTTQIQSVPQQPKQTTQIQPVLQQPRQTTQNSQPTDGKIAPKPFIPMTTVAPQSGGGGGNSVLTGNSGSSGVGLSTGSGGGSGSGSGGGSGSGIGSGSGSGIGSGSGSGIGSGSGNGVGNRPTVATAPTPPKINSSGNGNGRAACRECNAKYPEAARRRGVEGRVEVAVDTDAQGNVTNVRVARSSGNRDLDEETMRQARDWKLKPAEGGRQGVSIATEFAIKGSSRSRQVQERQAQRQAEERTQQTTAANSTQEAPKRRRRELTSSSSNEATATKPAETRATKPAISGFSRRLEPQTGESTGINSSSRVRTTRTQGTARESLPTTDSSQQPQTTTNRRRRRENTSQNKLRESLRRLRQQPQSQPQPAAPPATSQQ comes from the coding sequence ATGAGCTTTTCTGGCATTACTGTCGAGCAACGTTCCAAAGAAGTTGAGGCTCTCAAGTCTTTTCTGACTTACAGTCTGATAGGTTCACTGGCGCTGCATATCGGCGTACTGTCTTCAGGCATAGGTAATTATTTGACGAGAGTCCCCACAGGAGAAGATGAACCAATAGAGGTGGCGATCGTTGATTCTCCAACTACCGAACCAGAAAAACCACTTGAAAAAATTCCAGAAGAACCCAAAAAAGAACCGGAAGTTGTTCAAAAACAGTCCATAGAAACTCAATCAGTACAAAAACCAGTACAAGAATTGATTGAAAAACCAAAAATTCAGCCAGTTCAAGAACAACCAAAGCAAACTACTCAAATTCAGCCAGTTCCACAACAACCAAGACAAACTACTCAGATTCAGTCAGTTCCACAACAACCAAAGCAAACTACTCAGATTCAGCCAGTTCTACAACAACCAAGACAAACTACTCAAAACTCACAACCGACAGATGGGAAAATTGCTCCCAAGCCATTCATTCCTATGACAACTGTTGCTCCTCAAAGTGGTGGTGGCGGTGGTAATTCAGTCTTGACAGGTAACTCTGGTAGCTCTGGCGTTGGTTTAAGTACAGGCTCTGGCGGTGGTTCAGGCTCAGGCTCTGGCGGTGGTTCAGGTTCAGGAATTGGCAGTGGCTCAGGTTCAGGAATTGGCAGTGGCTCAGGTTCAGGAATTGGTAGTGGTTCAGGCAATGGAGTAGGAAACCGCCCAACAGTAGCAACAGCGCCAACACCTCCAAAAATTAACAGTTCTGGTAATGGTAATGGTCGTGCAGCTTGCCGCGAATGTAATGCCAAATATCCAGAGGCAGCAAGACGGCGAGGAGTTGAAGGCAGAGTAGAAGTGGCTGTAGATACTGATGCACAAGGCAATGTCACCAATGTGCGGGTTGCTCGCTCTAGTGGAAACCGTGACTTGGATGAAGAAACTATGAGACAAGCGCGTGACTGGAAATTAAAACCCGCAGAAGGTGGTAGACAAGGGGTATCAATAGCTACTGAATTTGCCATAAAAGGTTCAAGTCGATCGCGCCAAGTTCAAGAACGACAAGCACAAAGACAAGCTGAAGAGAGAACTCAGCAGACAACGGCTGCCAATTCCACACAAGAAGCTCCGAAACGTAGGCGTAGAGAGTTGACATCTTCATCATCTAATGAAGCTACAGCTACAAAACCAGCTGAAACTAGAGCCACAAAACCAGCAATATCTGGGTTTAGTAGACGGTTGGAACCTCAAACAGGTGAAAGCACTGGTATAAACTCATCATCTAGAGTTAGGACAACTCGCACTCAAGGAACTGCAAGAGAGTCCTTACCAACTACCGATTCATCACAACAGCCACAAACAACCACCAATCGGCGGCGGCGCAGAGAAAACACTAGCCAGAACAAGCTGCGAGAATCTTTGCGCCGTTTACGCCAACAACCTCAATCGCAACCACAACCTGCTGCACCACCCGCTACAAGTCAGCAGTAG
- a CDS encoding MotA/TolQ/ExbB proton channel family protein translates to MGIHNLFAAGGVVMWPLLLFSVLAVALMIERVRFWVRINQRQSRVVRDVLNLYRLDNLVGAMDKLQKNADLPLARIFLAALELEEPNPEEFRLALESEAQAEIPVLKRFQNIFETIVGLAPLLGLLGTVLGLIASFASLNLGDVGGTKTTGVTSGISEALVSTASGLVVAIFTLLFANTFRGLYQRQIALIQEYGGQLELLYRRRYERGEKTYASTR, encoded by the coding sequence ATGGGAATTCATAATTTGTTTGCAGCAGGTGGTGTGGTCATGTGGCCCCTGTTGTTGTTTTCGGTATTGGCAGTGGCATTGATGATTGAGCGTGTCAGATTTTGGGTAAGGATCAATCAGCGTCAAAGCCGTGTGGTGCGAGATGTTTTGAATCTCTACCGACTCGATAATCTTGTTGGTGCAATGGATAAACTTCAGAAAAATGCAGATTTGCCACTGGCAAGGATTTTTCTCGCTGCTTTAGAATTAGAAGAGCCAAATCCAGAAGAATTTCGTTTGGCATTAGAAAGCGAAGCCCAGGCTGAAATACCTGTACTTAAGCGCTTCCAAAACATTTTTGAGACAATAGTTGGTCTTGCGCCCTTGTTAGGTCTTCTCGGCACTGTGTTAGGATTAATTGCCTCCTTTGCTTCCCTAAACCTTGGTGATGTGGGAGGTACAAAAACAACTGGTGTTACATCTGGGATTAGTGAAGCTTTGGTATCAACTGCATCAGGATTGGTTGTTGCAATTTTTACACTCTTATTTGCCAATACCTTCCGGGGACTGTACCAGAGGCAAATTGCATTAATTCAAGAGTATGGGGGACAGCTAGAATTACTTTACCGTCGTCGTTATGAACGAGGAGAAAAAACTTATGCGTCTACCAGATGA